DNA from Mesorhizobium sp. B2-1-1:
ACCGCGGTCCAGGCAAATCCCGCGCCCCGCCGCTCCGCGTTATGGAGGGCTGTCATCAGCGGCACCGGCATCGTGGCGATGATCTATGTCCTGCTTTATGCGCTCTACGCGTTCTGGCAACCGGATGCGCTTTCGGTCTACACCTTCACCGATCTCGTCAACAACTCGACGCCATTGGCGCTCGCGGCAGCGGGCGAGACGCTGGTCGTCATCAGCCGCGGCTTCGACTTGTCCGTCGCAGGCGTCGTCTCGCTGACCAATGTGCTGATGGCGGTCTATCCGTTCGGTGGTCCGGGCGGTGCGCTGGCCAGCCTCCTGATGTGCTGTGCGATCGGCGGTGCCGTCGGCGCAATCAACGGCATTCTCGTGGCCAGGCTTGGACTGCAGACCATCGCGGCGACGCTCGGCACGATGATCGTCTGCCAGGGACTTGCGCTGGTTATCCTGGACGCGCCTGGCGGTATGGTTGCCGACTTCGTCACCTATACGCTGACCGACACCCTGTTCGGTATCATCCCGATCGCCGGGCTGTTTCTGGTTGCCGCCATCGCGCTTTGGCTTGCCTTCCGGCGGACCAATACCGGGATCGGCCTCTATGCGATCGGCGCCGACGAGCAGTCGGCTCGCTTCTCCGGCGTGCCCGTGGCAGGGGTACGCATCACGGCCTTTGTCGGCGCCGGCATCCTTTACGGCGTCGCCGGCTTCATGCTGAGCGCCCAGACGGCGACAGGAAATCCGACAGCCGGCACGCCATTCCTGATGCTCACCTTTGCCGCAGTGGCGCTCGGCGGCACGCCGTTGAGTGGCGGCCGGGGCAGCCTCGTTGGCTCGATCCTGGGCGCCGGTACGCTGATGCTTTTGCAGAAGGTGCTTTTCTCGGGTGGGGTCTCGTCCTTCTACACCGGCATATTCCAAGGTTTCGTGCTGGTGCTTGCGATCGTGTTCGGCAGCGCCGTGGCGCGCCTGCTCAAGAAGGAAGAGATCCGGTGAACGCGCATAAGGACGTTGCGACGCGTTTCGAGGCCAACTCCGACCGGCGCGGCAGGCAAAGGCTCGACCGGGAGGTGGTCAATACGCTTGTCGTATTTGGGCTGAGTATCGTGCTTGTGGTGTGCTCGCGCTTCATCAGTCCGGGGCTGGGTTCCTGGGATCAGGTGCTGACGGTTCTCATCCTCGCGTCCTTCCTGATCGTGTTGTCGTTTGGGCAAGGGCTCGTCATCCTGATCGGTGGGCTCGACCTATCGGTCCCCGCCCTCATCACGCTCGGCGGCGTGTTGACGACGACGTGGATTGGTAGCGGCGATGCCGGCATCTGGTACATGCTGCCGGCCATTCTGGTCATTTGCGCGCTGGTCGGCACGATCAGCGGACTGGGAATTGTCTGGCTGAAGGTTCCTCCCTTCATCATGACCATGGCGACCTCGATCGTCGTGGCATCGGTGGCGCTGGGCTACACCAGCGGGACGCCGCGCGGCGGTTCTCCGTCCGCCTTGCTGTGGCTGATGAAGGAATGGTTCCTCGGCGTGCCGCTGGTCATCTACTTCACCGTCGCTTTCATCCTGTTCGGCTGGTTCTTGCAGAATTTCACTGCGCTCGGCCGCCGGCTCTACGCCCTTGGCACCAACAGGAACGCCGCTCTCATCGCCGGCGTCGCTGTCAATCGGCTCGAGCTCGTCCCCTATGCGATCAGTGCCGCTTGCGCAGGCTTCGTCGGCATGATGCTGGTGGGCTATTCGAACGGGGCGACGCTGAGGATGGGCGACAGCTACATGCTGCCTTCCATCGCTGCCGTCGTGGTCGGCGGCTCCTCGATCCTCGGCGGCAGCGGAACTTTCATCGGGACGGTCGGCGGCGCAATTCTTCTGACGACGCTTGGCACCGTTATCTCCGCTATCGGCCTCAACGAAGGATGGCGCACCGTCATAGAGGGCGCAATCATTGTCGCCGCCCTGCTGGTGCTGCGCGGTGAATTCCTGGCCGATCTCGGAAATCGAATGCTGACGCGGAGGAAGTGACCATGCCTGTGCGTGAAATGCGTTTTGTCCAATTGTGAGAACGTTCTCACAAGCTCTGGTCCGGCACCTGCAAGGGCCAAATTCCAACGGGAGGTTGATCGAAATGAGGCTGTTAAAAAGACTGGGACTGGCCGCGTCGCTGACGCTTGCCACCGCCATGGGCGTTGGGGCGGTTGTCGACCATGCCCAAGCGCAGGACAAGAAGTTCAAGATATATCTGTCGCTGAGCTACAGCGGCAATTCGTGGCAGTCGGAGGCCGCGAACATCGTCAAGGCGTTGGCGCAGACGCCGCCCTACGACAAGACCGTGGAGCTGAAGGAAGTCATCTCGGGAACCGACCCCCAGGCTCAGATCTCGGCCTATGAAAGCATGATACAGGCTGGCGCCGACGGCATCATCAGCTTCCCGATCTCGTCGACGGCGCTGAACCGCACCGTCCATCGCGGCTGCCAGAAGGGCGTGCTCTTCTTCATGTACGACGCCACGGTGACCGAGCCTTGCGCCTACAATGTCAGCTATATCACCGCAGGCTTCGGCGAGAATACCGCCCAGGCCTTGGTCAACATCCTGGGAGGCAAGGGCAAGATCTTCCTGAGCCGTGGCGTCCCGGGCAACTCGGTGGATAAGCGCCACACCGATGGCGCGATGCACATTTTCAACCAGTATCCCGGCATCAAGGTCGTCGCGGAATACTACTCCTACTGGGATGACCGCACCACGCAGCAGGAGACGGCCAAGGCTCTCGCTGCGCATCCCGATGTTGACGGCATCTGGGCTCAGGCAGGCGAATATGGCGCCGTTCAAGCGCTGCTCGACAAGGGCAACAAACTGGTTCCGATGACCGGCGAGAACTCGGACGGTTTTCGTCTCGGACTGGCAGACCCGAAGATGCAAGGCATGGGTCTCAAGGGTGTGTCCGCCGGTTCGCCGCCTGCTACGTCAGGCTATGCCTTCAAGCTGATGATGGAGATCCTGACCAAGAAGCGCGACCTGAAGCCGATGAACATCGAGTACCCGCTGCCTTGGGTGCCAGCGGATCAAGTAAAACCCTGCAAAGGCGATACCTTCGCCGACGGGTGCAATGTTTTCCCGTCCGACAAGGTCCCGAGTTCCTTCGTCACCGAGGTCTTCAATCCCGATTTGCTGCCGGAACTGTCGCTGCAGTCGGCGCTCGAGGGCAAGCCAACACCAGGAGCGACCATTCAGGCATTGCCCGCGGACGTGAAGCAGGCGCCCGATGCCCCTGGCATCAACTGCTCATCGTGCAAGGCTCCGGCCGACGAATACAAGCTCACCAAGATCGAGCCGACGGTAAAACCCTGATGATCAGCAATGCAACAGGTGGACGGCATCCTGCCGCCCACCTGACTCAACATAAGGATGAGAATATGCCGACTTTTCTGAAACGGGGCAGGGATCCCGAAGCTGTCGCCCAGAGCGATGCGGCCGTCCGGACGACCGTCGAGACGATCCTTGCCGACATAGAAAAGCGAGGCGATACCGCTGTCCGGGAGTTGTCGGAGCGTTTCGACAAATGGTCGCCGCCAAGCTTCCGGCTCAGCGACAGCGAGATCGAGCAGGCGATGTCCAAGGTGTCGGCAAGCGACATCGAGGATATTCGCTTCGCCCAGGCCCAGGTTCGCAATTTCGCCGAGAAGCAGCGCGCCTGCCTCCAGGACCTCGAAGTGGAAACGCTTCCCGGCGTTGTCCTCGGCCACAAGAACATTCCCGTGGAAACAGTCGGCTGCTACGTGCCGGGCGGGAAATACCCGATGGTCGCCTCCGCGCATATGAGCGTGGTGACGGCCAAGGTCGCCGGGGTGAAGAAGATCATCGCCTGCGCGCCGCCGTTCCAGGGCGGTCCGCATCCGGCTATCGTGGCCGCGATGCACATGGCCGGCGCGGACGAGATCTACGTTCTGGGCGGTGTGCAGGCCGTCGGCGCCATGGCGCTCGGAACCGAAACCATCGGGCGCGTCGACATGCTCGTCGGTCCTGGCAATGCCTTCGTCGCTGAAGCCAAGCGGCAATTGTACGGTCGTATCGGCATCGACCTGTTCGCCGGCCCGACCGAGACGCTGGTCATTGCCGACGACAGTGTCGACGGCGAGATCTGCGCGACCGATCTGCTCGGCCAGGCCGAGCATGGTCCGACCAGTCCCGCCGTGCTTTTGACAAACTCGGAGAGGCTCGCGCGCGACACCCTGGCCGAGATCGAGCGGCAGCTGAAGATCCTGCCGACCGCCGAGATCGCCGCCAAGGCATGGGCGGACTATGGCGAAGTGATCGTCTGCGCTTCCTACGAGGAAATGGTCGCGGAGGCCGACCGGATCGCATCCGAGCACGTCCAGGTCATGACGCGCGATCCGGACTACTTCCTCGACAACATGCGCAATTACGGCGCTCTGTTTTTGGGAGCGCGTACGAATGTTGCCTATGGCGACAAGGTCATCGGCACCAACCATACGCTGCCGACCAAGAAGGCGGCCCGTTACACAGGCGGTTTGTGGGTTGGCAAGTTCATCAA
Protein-coding regions in this window:
- a CDS encoding ABC transporter permease — its product is MTAVQANPAPRRSALWRAVISGTGIVAMIYVLLYALYAFWQPDALSVYTFTDLVNNSTPLALAAAGETLVVISRGFDLSVAGVVSLTNVLMAVYPFGGPGGALASLLMCCAIGGAVGAINGILVARLGLQTIAATLGTMIVCQGLALVILDAPGGMVADFVTYTLTDTLFGIIPIAGLFLVAAIALWLAFRRTNTGIGLYAIGADEQSARFSGVPVAGVRITAFVGAGILYGVAGFMLSAQTATGNPTAGTPFLMLTFAAVALGGTPLSGGRGSLVGSILGAGTLMLLQKVLFSGGVSSFYTGIFQGFVLVLAIVFGSAVARLLKKEEIR
- a CDS encoding ABC transporter permease produces the protein MNAHKDVATRFEANSDRRGRQRLDREVVNTLVVFGLSIVLVVCSRFISPGLGSWDQVLTVLILASFLIVLSFGQGLVILIGGLDLSVPALITLGGVLTTTWIGSGDAGIWYMLPAILVICALVGTISGLGIVWLKVPPFIMTMATSIVVASVALGYTSGTPRGGSPSALLWLMKEWFLGVPLVIYFTVAFILFGWFLQNFTALGRRLYALGTNRNAALIAGVAVNRLELVPYAISAACAGFVGMMLVGYSNGATLRMGDSYMLPSIAAVVVGGSSILGGSGTFIGTVGGAILLTTLGTVISAIGLNEGWRTVIEGAIIVAALLVLRGEFLADLGNRMLTRRK
- a CDS encoding sugar ABC transporter substrate-binding protein; this encodes MRLLKRLGLAASLTLATAMGVGAVVDHAQAQDKKFKIYLSLSYSGNSWQSEAANIVKALAQTPPYDKTVELKEVISGTDPQAQISAYESMIQAGADGIISFPISSTALNRTVHRGCQKGVLFFMYDATVTEPCAYNVSYITAGFGENTAQALVNILGGKGKIFLSRGVPGNSVDKRHTDGAMHIFNQYPGIKVVAEYYSYWDDRTTQQETAKALAAHPDVDGIWAQAGEYGAVQALLDKGNKLVPMTGENSDGFRLGLADPKMQGMGLKGVSAGSPPATSGYAFKLMMEILTKKRDLKPMNIEYPLPWVPADQVKPCKGDTFADGCNVFPSDKVPSSFVTEVFNPDLLPELSLQSALEGKPTPGATIQALPADVKQAPDAPGINCSSCKAPADEYKLTKIEPTVKP
- the hisD gene encoding histidinol dehydrogenase; its protein translation is MPTFLKRGRDPEAVAQSDAAVRTTVETILADIEKRGDTAVRELSERFDKWSPPSFRLSDSEIEQAMSKVSASDIEDIRFAQAQVRNFAEKQRACLQDLEVETLPGVVLGHKNIPVETVGCYVPGGKYPMVASAHMSVVTAKVAGVKKIIACAPPFQGGPHPAIVAAMHMAGADEIYVLGGVQAVGAMALGTETIGRVDMLVGPGNAFVAEAKRQLYGRIGIDLFAGPTETLVIADDSVDGEICATDLLGQAEHGPTSPAVLLTNSERLARDTLAEIERQLKILPTAEIAAKAWADYGEVIVCASYEEMVAEADRIASEHVQVMTRDPDYFLDNMRNYGALFLGARTNVAYGDKVIGTNHTLPTKKAARYTGGLWVGKFIKTCTYQRVLTDEASAMIGEYCSRLCVLEGFYGHAEQANIRVRRYGGRNQA